A single genomic interval of Bradyrhizobium sp. CCBAU 53338 harbors:
- a CDS encoding IS3 family transposase yields MSFRFIEDHRETYPVRLMCAVLEVSPAGYYARRERPVSERAKSNATLRAAIRLVHQDSSGRYGSPRVHAALRAQGRGPSRGRIERMMRRYGIRAIMAPPRRVRTTDSRHGLPIAPNLIARDFTAEDPNRVWLADITYIPTAEGWLYLAAVMDLFSRKIVGWAMRDHMQVELASAALTMAIQQQLALKSRAISSPSSRASTTEPGSIPPSDISPRSKWS; encoded by the coding sequence ATGAGCTTCCGCTTCATCGAAGACCATCGCGAGACCTATCCGGTCCGCCTGATGTGCGCCGTGCTCGAGGTCTCGCCGGCCGGCTATTACGCCCGGCGCGAGCGCCCGGTGAGCGAGCGGGCAAAATCAAATGCCACGCTCCGGGCAGCGATCCGGCTGGTCCATCAAGACAGCAGCGGACGCTACGGCAGCCCCCGCGTCCATGCCGCCCTGCGGGCGCAGGGCCGTGGTCCCAGTCGCGGTCGAATTGAACGGATGATGCGTCGGTACGGTATTCGCGCCATCATGGCACCGCCGCGCCGTGTGCGCACCACCGACAGCCGCCACGGTCTGCCGATCGCACCGAACCTGATCGCGCGGGACTTCACCGCGGAAGACCCGAACCGGGTCTGGCTCGCCGATATCACCTATATTCCGACCGCTGAAGGTTGGCTGTATCTGGCGGCCGTCATGGACCTGTTCAGCCGAAAGATCGTCGGCTGGGCCATGCGGGATCATATGCAGGTCGAACTTGCATCTGCCGCCCTGACGATGGCGATCCAGCAGCAACTCGCGCTCAAGTCCAGAGCGATATCTTCGCCTTCATCGAGGGCTTCTACAACCGAACCAGGCTCCATTCCGCCATCGGATATATCCCCCCGATCGAAATGGAGCTAA
- a CDS encoding IS110 family transposase has product MHMAAVNPACTDKPVRAFGTFTQDLHELADWFKMCGVTSVAMESTGVYWIPVYEILEQRGFEVILVNARYAKNVPGRKTDLSDAAWLRQLHSYGLLRGSFRPDAEIATLRAYLRQRERLVEYAAAHIQHMQKALMEMNLQLHHVVSDITGATGMRIIRAIVAGERNPDVPATYRDVRCHSSIETIRAALVGNDRHEHVFALAQSLELYDVYQAKMLDCDRKLEVLISALNTKGARPVGNLAKPRVKTKQVNTPTFDVRTALYRVRGVDLTEIHGLGPSLALKLIGECGIDLTAWPSAKHFTSWLCLAPGNKISGGKVLSSRTRRSSSRAAALLRLAATTVGRSETALGAFYRRLSARAGKSKAVTATARKIAVLFYNTLRHGMSYKDPGADQYEQQYRSRVLANLQRRAKSLGFVLQAIPGDANPAVS; this is encoded by the coding sequence ATGCACATGGCCGCGGTAAACCCGGCCTGCACCGACAAGCCAGTGCGTGCATTCGGCACATTCACGCAAGACCTGCATGAACTGGCGGACTGGTTCAAGATGTGCGGCGTGACCAGTGTCGCGATGGAATCCACTGGGGTCTATTGGATCCCAGTCTACGAGATCTTAGAACAGCGCGGGTTTGAGGTCATTCTGGTCAACGCGCGGTACGCCAAGAATGTACCTGGCCGTAAAACCGATCTCAGCGATGCCGCTTGGTTACGCCAGCTCCACTCCTATGGCCTGTTACGGGGCAGCTTCCGACCCGATGCCGAGATCGCAACGTTGCGAGCCTATCTACGCCAGCGCGAGCGGCTCGTGGAATATGCTGCCGCCCATATCCAACATATGCAAAAGGCTCTGATGGAGATGAACCTGCAGCTCCATCATGTTGTGTCGGATATCACCGGCGCGACCGGCATGCGGATTATCCGAGCCATTGTTGCAGGCGAACGCAATCCCGACGTCCCGGCAACCTATCGGGACGTGCGCTGCCACTCATCGATCGAGACGATCCGCGCAGCGCTCGTAGGCAATGACCGCCACGAACATGTTTTCGCGTTAGCTCAATCACTGGAGCTCTACGACGTTTATCAGGCAAAGATGCTCGACTGTGATCGCAAGCTCGAAGTCCTGATCAGTGCATTGAACACCAAAGGAGCAAGACCGGTCGGAAACCTAGCCAAGCCGCGCGTAAAGACCAAGCAGGTCAACACCCCCACCTTCGATGTCAGGACCGCACTGTACAGAGTGCGGGGCGTCGATTTGACTGAGATCCACGGGTTGGGTCCGTCGCTCGCATTGAAGCTCATTGGCGAGTGCGGTATCGATCTAACGGCATGGCCGAGCGCCAAACACTTCACTTCCTGGCTCTGCCTCGCACCCGGCAACAAGATCTCCGGCGGCAAGGTGCTGTCTTCGCGCACACGGAGATCTTCAAGTCGCGCAGCTGCGTTGTTGCGTTTGGCAGCCACAACCGTGGGGCGGAGCGAGACAGCGCTGGGAGCATTCTATCGCCGGTTGTCAGCACGTGCGGGTAAATCGAAGGCGGTGACGGCGACGGCTCGCAAGATTGCGGTTTTATTCTACAACACACTCCGGCACGGCATGAGCTACAAGGATCCTGGCGCCGACCAATATGAGCAGCAATATCGTAGCCGCGTCCTCGCCAACCTACAGCGCCGGGCGAAATCGCTAGGCTTCGTGTTGCAGGCCATCCCGGGCGACGCCAATCCGGCTGTTTCTTAG
- a CDS encoding transposase, with the protein MERQRRSFTEDYKRRAAELVASSGRSIGSVAKELGLRDSVLRRWVDKLRQEPGSAAWRPTTQATPMPADQASEIARLRQENERLRMERDILKNCPASWRACAE; encoded by the coding sequence ATGGAACGTCAACGTCGGTCGTTTACCGAGGATTACAAGCGTCGGGCCGCCGAACTGGTCGCGTCGAGCGGTCGCTCGATCGGGTCGGTTGCTAAGGAGCTCGGTCTGCGGGATTCGGTGCTGCGACGGTGGGTAGATAAGCTCCGGCAGGAGCCGGGATCGGCGGCGTGGCGACCCACCACGCAGGCGACGCCGATGCCGGCGGACCAGGCTTCGGAGATCGCCCGCCTACGTCAGGAGAACGAACGGCTGCGCATGGAGCGCGACATTTTAAAAAACTGTCCAGCGTCGTGGCGCGCCTGCGCGGAATAG